One stretch of Pedobacter riviphilus DNA includes these proteins:
- a CDS encoding 5'-nucleotidase, lipoprotein e(P4) family → MKKYLFIIISFVLPFAAVAQNPARDYTNAVLWQQSSGEYRALCFQAYNFARLSLKEALWADTSKKPNCVIVDIDETVLDNSAFQGHEIKKGLSYLPADWTEWTNLAQADTVPGALAFLKFAASKHIETFYVSNRDEKDYTATLKNLQHFGFPYADDAHLVVSKGTSNKEPRRQKITETHNILLLCGDNLSDFSNIFYRENKNTFEEVNANQNLFGTKYIVLPNPMYGDWEKPLYQGEKLSDKDKAKQRLERLKSY, encoded by the coding sequence ATGAAAAAATACCTATTCATCATTATATCGTTTGTGCTGCCATTTGCTGCTGTGGCTCAAAATCCAGCGAGAGACTATACCAATGCGGTGCTTTGGCAACAAAGCTCGGGCGAATACCGCGCCTTATGTTTCCAAGCTTACAACTTTGCCCGTTTATCATTAAAGGAAGCTTTATGGGCCGATACGAGTAAGAAGCCAAATTGTGTGATCGTAGATATAGACGAGACGGTTTTGGACAACTCGGCTTTTCAGGGACATGAAATTAAGAAAGGACTGAGTTACTTGCCTGCAGATTGGACCGAATGGACGAATCTGGCCCAGGCCGATACCGTTCCTGGGGCTTTGGCTTTTTTAAAGTTTGCAGCATCAAAGCATATCGAAACCTTTTATGTGAGTAACCGCGATGAAAAAGATTATACAGCAACATTGAAAAACCTGCAACACTTTGGCTTTCCTTATGCAGATGATGCACATTTGGTAGTCTCGAAAGGAACCTCAAATAAAGAACCTCGCCGCCAAAAAATTACGGAAACGCATAATATCCTTCTGTTATGTGGCGATAATTTAAGCGATTTCAGCAACATTTTTTATCGCGAAAATAAAAATACCTTTGAAGAGGTAAATGCAAATCAGAACCTATTTGGAACAAAGTATATCGTATTGCCAAACCCCATGTATGGCGATTGGGAAAAGCCTTTGTATCAGGGAGAAAAACTTAGTGATAAAGATAAAGCGAAACAAAGATTAGAACGATTAAAAAGTTACTAA
- a CDS encoding PKD domain-containing protein, whose translation MKSKTLLGLAIALFFLAACKKQSNPEISTTDFNINKKSLYLTQSIELNAKDATAGSNYVWNYGDGTIETKGSKTEHQYKTSGIFEVTLTVYNKTSKIKVRVLPGDISYQIKNNSTFDLDLNSYVNLPANTVRSVLKPNGLSDTIYVKLQATGNLLQLTNISGNAKGKAFRFDDMFWQKDSMHNILSVNNDTKIQLGAHGELGISSTLGNL comes from the coding sequence ATGAAATCTAAAACCTTATTAGGGCTAGCTATTGCCCTATTTTTTCTAGCGGCTTGCAAGAAACAATCTAATCCAGAAATTAGTACAACCGATTTTAACATTAATAAAAAGTCATTGTATTTAACGCAATCAATTGAGCTTAATGCAAAAGATGCAACTGCAGGTAGCAATTATGTTTGGAATTACGGCGATGGAACTATTGAAACCAAGGGAAGTAAAACTGAACATCAGTACAAAACTTCTGGCATTTTTGAAGTGACTTTGACCGTTTACAACAAGACTAGTAAGATAAAAGTAAGGGTACTTCCCGGAGATATCAGTTACCAAATTAAAAATAACAGCACCTTCGACCTGGATCTGAATTCTTATGTAAACCTACCTGCTAATACAGTGAGATCAGTATTAAAGCCAAATGGGCTCTCTGATACTATTTATGTTAAATTACAGGCTACAGGAAATTTATTGCAGCTTACAAACATTAGTGGCAATGCGAAAGGAAAAGCTTTTCGTTTTGATGATATGTTTTGGCAAAAAGATTCTATGCATAACATCCTATCAGTAAATAACGATACTAAAATTCAGCTTGGCGCACATGGGGAACTAGGAATTAGTTCTACACTTGGGAATTTATAA
- the atpG gene encoding ATP synthase F1 subunit gamma encodes MANLKEVRNRIASVQSTQQITKAMKMVSAAKLKRATNAIIALRPYATKLKEILGNLSASLEGSSSPFIQEREPNKVLIVTVSSNRGLAGAFNMNVIKAANNLIAEKYSEQLKNGNVSIISIGKKTQDFYEKRKYNVIGNNNEVYSALTFENVTKITDAIMAGFIKGEFDKVEVVYNRFRNAAVQFITTEQLLPLPKAEETPTDLKTDKKTTNVDYILEPSQEEIVEQLIPKSIKIQLYKAVLDSHASEHGARMTSMDKATENAGELLKALKLSYNQARQAAITTELTEIVSGAAALNG; translated from the coding sequence ATGGCTAATTTAAAAGAAGTAAGAAACCGGATTGCATCGGTACAATCAACACAGCAAATCACCAAAGCTATGAAAATGGTTTCGGCGGCTAAGTTGAAACGTGCTACCAACGCAATTATCGCTTTACGCCCTTATGCAACTAAACTGAAAGAGATTTTAGGTAATCTATCAGCAAGTTTAGAAGGCTCTTCATCACCTTTTATCCAGGAACGTGAGCCCAATAAGGTTTTAATTGTTACTGTATCATCAAATCGTGGTTTGGCTGGTGCTTTTAACATGAACGTAATTAAAGCGGCCAACAATTTAATTGCCGAAAAATATAGCGAACAGTTGAAAAACGGTAATGTGAGCATTATTTCTATCGGTAAGAAAACTCAAGACTTTTATGAAAAGCGTAAATACAACGTTATTGGCAACAATAACGAAGTGTATTCGGCTTTAACTTTCGAAAACGTAACCAAAATTACGGATGCGATTATGGCCGGTTTTATTAAAGGTGAGTTTGATAAAGTAGAAGTAGTTTATAACCGTTTTAGAAACGCAGCAGTGCAATTTATTACTACTGAGCAGTTGTTGCCTCTGCCTAAAGCAGAAGAAACGCCAACGGATCTAAAAACTGATAAGAAAACAACAAACGTTGATTATATTTTAGAACCTTCTCAAGAAGAAATTGTAGAGCAGTTAATTCCTAAATCAATTAAAATCCAGTTGTACAAAGCCGTGTTAGATTCTCATGCTTCTGAGCATGGTGCACGTATGACATCAATGGATAAAGCAACTGAAAATGCTGGCGAATTATTGAAGGCCTTAAAACTCTCATATAATCAGGCACGTCAGGCAGCAATTACAACTGAGTTAACTGAGATTGTAAGTGGTGCAGCAGCATTGAACGGATAA
- the atpA gene encoding F0F1 ATP synthase subunit alpha has protein sequence MVEVRPDEVSAIIRQQLAGFKSETELEEVGTVLQVGDGIARVYGLTKVQSGELVEFANGLQGIVLNLEEDNVGVVLLGASDEIKEGDTIKRTKKIASIKVGEGMLGRVVNTLGEPLDGKGPILGETYEMPLERKAPGVIYRQPVNEPLQTGIKAIDAMIPIGRGQRELVIGDRQIGKTAVCIDTIINQKEFYEAGQPVFCIYVAIGQKNSTVANIVRTLEENGALPYTVVVAASAADPAPMQFYAPFAGAAIGEFFRDTGKPALIVYDDLSKQAVAYREVSLLLRRPPGREAYPGDVFYLHSRLLERAAKINANDDIAKNMNDLPESIKHIVKGGGSLTALPIIETQAGDVSAYIPTNVISITDGQIFLESNLFNSGIRPAINVGISVSRVGGNAQIKSMKKVAGTLKLDQAQYRELEAFSKFGSDLDAATKSVLDKGARNVEMLKQAQFSPFTVEKQVAIVYAGTKNLMRSVPVNKVKEFETEFLTQLELRHPETLAALKAGKFDDSITGVLDTVAKEISSKY, from the coding sequence ATGGTAGAGGTAAGACCAGACGAAGTATCGGCAATTATCAGACAGCAATTGGCGGGCTTCAAATCAGAAACCGAACTGGAAGAAGTTGGTACCGTGTTGCAAGTGGGCGACGGTATTGCCCGTGTTTACGGTTTAACTAAAGTTCAATCGGGAGAATTAGTTGAATTTGCAAACGGCCTGCAAGGTATTGTATTAAACCTTGAAGAAGATAACGTTGGTGTGGTACTTTTGGGTGCTTCAGACGAGATCAAAGAAGGAGATACCATTAAACGTACCAAAAAAATTGCCTCTATTAAAGTTGGTGAAGGTATGCTTGGCCGCGTAGTGAACACTTTAGGTGAGCCTTTAGATGGTAAAGGTCCAATCTTAGGTGAAACTTACGAAATGCCTTTAGAGCGTAAAGCACCAGGTGTAATTTACCGTCAGCCGGTAAACGAGCCTTTACAAACTGGTATTAAAGCAATTGATGCAATGATTCCAATCGGTCGTGGTCAACGTGAGTTGGTTATCGGCGACCGTCAGATTGGTAAAACTGCCGTTTGTATCGATACCATTATCAACCAAAAAGAATTTTATGAAGCAGGCCAGCCTGTGTTCTGTATTTATGTAGCTATCGGCCAGAAAAACTCTACTGTAGCTAACATTGTACGTACACTGGAGGAAAACGGTGCTTTACCATATACAGTTGTTGTTGCTGCTTCGGCTGCAGATCCTGCTCCAATGCAGTTCTATGCGCCGTTTGCAGGTGCTGCGATTGGCGAATTTTTCCGTGATACTGGTAAACCAGCTTTAATTGTTTATGATGATTTATCTAAACAAGCTGTTGCTTATCGTGAGGTATCTTTATTACTTCGTCGTCCACCGGGCCGTGAAGCTTATCCAGGAGACGTTTTCTACTTACACAGTCGTTTGTTAGAAAGAGCTGCAAAAATCAACGCTAACGATGATATCGCTAAAAACATGAACGATTTACCTGAGTCGATTAAACACATCGTTAAAGGTGGTGGTTCATTAACAGCTTTACCAATTATCGAAACTCAGGCAGGTGACGTATCAGCGTATATCCCAACCAACGTAATTTCGATTACCGATGGTCAGATCTTCTTAGAGTCTAACTTGTTTAACTCAGGTATCCGTCCGGCTATTAACGTAGGTATCTCGGTATCACGTGTGGGTGGTAATGCACAGATCAAATCGATGAAAAAAGTAGCAGGTACTTTAAAATTAGATCAGGCTCAATACCGCGAGTTAGAGGCTTTCTCTAAATTTGGTTCTGACTTAGATGCTGCAACTAAATCGGTATTAGATAAAGGTGCACGTAACGTAGAAATGTTGAAACAAGCACAGTTCTCTCCGTTTACTGTTGAGAAACAAGTTGCAATTGTTTACGCTGGTACTAAAAACTTAATGCGTAGTGTTCCGGTTAACAAGGTTAAAGAATTTGAAACTGAATTTTTGACCCAATTGGAATTACGTCATCCAGAAACTTTAGCGGCATTAAAAGCTGGTAAATTTGATGACAGCATTACTGGTGTTTTAGATACAGTAGCAAAAGAGATTTCAAGTAAATACTAA
- the atpH gene encoding ATP synthase F1 subunit delta has protein sequence MSEIKVASRYAKSLIDLAVENNALEASYNDMVLFEKVVDETPELEAILKNPIVPLDKKTGILNGIFADKVSKLTISFFKIVVNKGRSAILFATAKQFVQQYNLIKGIVTADVTTASALSPAAKEQIVAIVKRELNANQVIVNEKINEKLIGGFILKVGDKQFDASIASGLSKLRKEFAQ, from the coding sequence ATGTCAGAAATTAAAGTTGCAAGCAGATACGCCAAATCATTAATAGACCTAGCCGTTGAAAACAATGCGTTAGAAGCTTCTTATAATGATATGGTTTTGTTTGAGAAAGTGGTTGATGAAACCCCTGAACTAGAAGCAATATTAAAAAACCCGATTGTACCTTTAGATAAAAAGACTGGTATTTTGAACGGTATTTTTGCTGATAAAGTAAGTAAACTAACCATCTCGTTTTTCAAGATTGTAGTAAACAAAGGCCGTTCGGCGATTTTATTTGCCACCGCTAAACAGTTCGTTCAACAATATAACTTAATTAAGGGTATTGTTACTGCTGATGTAACTACTGCAAGTGCGCTAAGCCCTGCTGCTAAAGAGCAGATTGTTGCAATTGTAAAAAGAGAATTAAACGCCAACCAGGTTATTGTTAACGAAAAAATTAACGAAAAATTAATCGGTGGTTTTATATTAAAAGTTGGTGATAAGCAATTTGATGCAAGTATTGCCAGCGGTTTAAGTAAACTAAGAAAAGAATTTGCGCAGTAA
- a CDS encoding F0F1 ATP synthase subunit B — MELVTPSIGLVFWTFIAFILLLILLKKFAWTPIMGAIHDREQSIDEALNKAELAKQEMARLTSQNQDLMQQARAERDEILKEAKTLKDGILNEAKKQAQVEGAKLIEKAKIEIENQKKAALAEVKDQVSSLSLEIAERVLRTQLDDKAKQETLVANLLKDVELN, encoded by the coding sequence ATGGAATTAGTTACCCCAAGTATAGGATTAGTTTTCTGGACCTTTATTGCTTTTATACTGTTATTAATATTGCTAAAAAAGTTTGCTTGGACCCCAATTATGGGAGCTATTCACGACCGTGAGCAAAGCATTGATGAGGCCCTTAACAAAGCTGAATTGGCCAAACAAGAAATGGCGCGTTTAACCAGCCAGAATCAGGATTTGATGCAACAGGCCCGTGCAGAACGCGATGAGATTTTAAAGGAAGCGAAAACCTTGAAAGATGGTATCTTAAACGAAGCTAAAAAACAAGCTCAGGTTGAAGGTGCTAAATTGATCGAGAAAGCTAAAATCGAAATCGAGAACCAAAAGAAAGCAGCTTTAGCTGAAGTTAAAGACCAGGTTTCTTCTTTATCATTAGAAATTGCAGAACGTGTTTTACGTACGCAATTAGATGATAAAGCAAAACAAGAAACTTTAGTAGCTAACTTGTTAAAAGACGTTGAATTAAACTAA
- the atpE gene encoding ATP synthase F0 subunit C, with protein sequence MVGSIAAIGAGLAVIGAGIGIGQVGGKAMEGIARQPEAASKIQTAMIIAAALIEGAALFGVVVAFLGNNPA encoded by the coding sequence ATGGTAGGTTCAATCGCGGCAATTGGTGCCGGTTTAGCAGTAATCGGTGCAGGTATCGGTATCGGTCAAGTAGGTGGTAAAGCAATGGAAGGTATTGCTCGTCAACCAGAAGCTGCATCAAAAATTCAGACTGCAATGATTATCGCTGCTGCCCTTATTGAGGGTGCTGCTTTATTCGGTGTTGTAGTTGCGTTCTTAGGAAACAATCCAGCGTAA
- the atpB gene encoding F0F1 ATP synthase subunit A, with translation MDCNRVFVSKVKRLTIVFTLLIAFLSIKIDTFAQVDSAVVPVDSAVAGSSEAVSGEHGAAGHEEKKFEPTEVIMEHIADSHVWHLWGHTSLPLPIILYTPNGLEVFSSGHFHHGEQDYQGAHNKYRYVADAAKQAMGQNFFNKNIKIVGADGNVDEAATAKLIDLSITKNVAALFLGVALLLVIFISVAGAYKKRVGKAPKGLQSFLEPIMVFVRDDIAKPNIGHKYAKFLPFLLSVFFFILINNLLGLIPIFPGGSNVTGNIAVTFVLALCTMIIVNLNGNKYYWKHILLPDVPKWMYIIMIPVELIGVISKPFALMVRLFANITAGHIIVLSLVSLIFIFKSFGIAPVSVAFVLFMDVLELLVAFLQAFIFTLLTALFIGMAVEEHH, from the coding sequence ATGGATTGTAACCGAGTTTTTGTGTCTAAAGTTAAAAGGCTAACTATTGTTTTTACGCTTTTAATCGCGTTTTTATCTATCAAAATTGATACTTTCGCTCAGGTTGATAGCGCTGTTGTACCTGTTGATAGTGCTGTTGCCGGATCTTCCGAAGCTGTTTCGGGTGAACATGGCGCTGCTGGGCATGAAGAAAAAAAATTCGAACCTACCGAAGTAATTATGGAGCACATTGCTGATTCGCATGTGTGGCATCTTTGGGGGCATACTTCATTGCCTTTGCCAATAATATTATATACACCGAATGGTTTAGAGGTTTTCTCATCGGGCCATTTCCATCATGGAGAACAAGATTACCAAGGCGCTCATAATAAATATCGTTATGTGGCAGATGCTGCTAAACAAGCGATGGGGCAGAACTTCTTCAATAAAAACATTAAAATTGTTGGGGCTGATGGCAACGTAGATGAAGCTGCAACAGCGAAACTGATTGATTTATCTATTACAAAAAATGTAGCTGCTTTATTTTTGGGTGTTGCTCTTTTGTTAGTGATATTTATTTCGGTAGCAGGTGCATATAAAAAACGCGTTGGTAAAGCTCCAAAAGGTTTGCAGTCTTTCTTAGAGCCAATTATGGTTTTTGTAAGAGATGATATTGCCAAGCCAAACATTGGCCATAAATACGCTAAATTTTTACCGTTTCTTTTGAGTGTGTTTTTCTTTATTTTGATTAACAACTTATTGGGCTTGATTCCTATTTTCCCAGGCGGATCTAACGTAACAGGTAATATAGCTGTAACTTTTGTTCTGGCTTTATGTACGATGATTATTGTTAACCTAAATGGTAATAAATATTACTGGAAGCATATTTTATTGCCTGATGTGCCAAAATGGATGTACATCATCATGATTCCAGTAGAGTTGATTGGAGTAATTTCTAAGCCTTTTGCTTTAATGGTACGTTTGTTCGCGAACATTACCGCTGGTCACATTATCGTATTAAGTTTAGTATCCCTGATCTTTATTTTCAAAAGTTTCGGAATCGCTCCGGTTTCAGTTGCATTCGTTTTATTTATGGATGTATTGGAGTTACTGGTAGCATTTTTACAGGCTTTTATTTTTACATTATTAACTGCCTTGTTTATTGGTATGGCAGTAGAAGAACATCATTAA
- a CDS encoding AtpZ/AtpI family protein — MENQKEEDTKKKVNAAAKYSAIGFQMIATIGLLTFIGYKIDEHRNSKTNLITAAFALAGVGIALYQAIRQATRD, encoded by the coding sequence ATGGAAAATCAGAAAGAAGAAGATACAAAGAAAAAGGTAAATGCCGCTGCTAAATATTCTGCTATTGGCTTCCAAATGATTGCTACCATTGGTTTGCTTACTTTTATAGGTTACAAGATCGATGAGCATAGAAACAGTAAAACCAATTTAATTACCGCTGCTTTTGCATTGGCAGGGGTAGGAATTGCATTGTACCAGGCCATTAGGCAGGCTACGAGGGATTAG
- the porW gene encoding type IX secretion system periplasmic lipoprotein PorW/SprE has translation MKNYANKNLNPFFIFFSALLIYGCVANKDTAIDRRFQNLTARYNYIYNANVLLTEYNESLLQSYADNYEKTLSVYLDPEPQINLVLTPGIANKQLDDVIAKGQTVINDKSFSNYIDDAYMLLGKANYLKGNYFIATEYFDYTAKTYNNDLKTFIMAMNWKVRSQMQLNNMVLADKILDTMLRASDELKKDLAEPLATAAQMRIYQKRNKEAILFLESAIALPAEKQLRIRWRFILAQLQEKEKNLQDAYANFTKVEKSNAPFEMYFHANLNRIKLRALLSGVKLNKEEQLLALLKDDKNFDYTDQIYYQVGELFSAEGNFVKAEENYHKSVAKSTRNQTQKALSYLKIADLNFKEFNNYIKAKLYYDSTVMILPKNFPDYDNIVKKANNLQYLTDRYTIIAKEDTAQAIAKLPTGEREAKVKAYLTPKVEVSSTGGVISNQYLNDPDFPNQSLNASNKIAGNTFYFNNNTAISNGFGDFKKRWGNRQLEDNWRQSTRSSAQETNQILAGGNVATEIKPANGAPNQAATDQTSLEKQFLDALPTTPALLAISDQKIIDAYFEIASFYQQELNDKSEANKIYLELIKRYPENNHLVAIYYSLYLNYKGIDEAKSDQYKQLVLTKFPESNFAKNILDPSYSAKQTQMENIAINNYNVAFDAYAKKDYANVIKQADDNIAAFPNNDLAPQYAYLKAIAIGRTAKVDPLLNEFNQITTLYPNDKIITPLVRDHLKYIEANLEEFKKRPLALIDFDANAPRFVGQATPITVTTKPLVTDNAAKKTVESAPVAKPVEVKPVDPTKPVSIFSAAKSEEYYYVIDVADATLTLSSSRFGIGQFNRGNYPDNDLVHKLVELDNDQLIYITSFVDLEDAKIYEASIIGQLKNIMKVPASLYKGFIISKENFEKLTDRSRINEYLEFLKDNYK, from the coding sequence TTGAAAAATTACGCTAACAAAAACTTAAATCCCTTCTTCATCTTTTTTAGTGCCCTCCTTATATATGGCTGTGTCGCAAATAAAGATACAGCAATAGATCGTAGGTTTCAGAACTTAACGGCAAGGTATAACTATATTTATAACGCTAATGTTTTATTAACCGAGTATAATGAGAGCCTATTGCAAAGTTATGCAGATAATTATGAAAAAACCCTGTCTGTTTACCTCGATCCTGAGCCCCAGATAAACTTAGTGCTTACACCAGGAATAGCGAATAAACAGCTTGATGATGTGATTGCCAAAGGGCAAACCGTTATAAACGATAAAAGTTTTAGTAATTATATTGATGATGCCTATATGCTTTTGGGCAAGGCTAATTACTTAAAAGGCAACTATTTTATCGCAACAGAATACTTTGATTATACAGCTAAAACCTATAACAATGATCTAAAAACATTTATTATGGCCATGAACTGGAAAGTACGTAGCCAAATGCAATTAAACAATATGGTGCTGGCCGATAAAATTCTCGATACCATGTTGCGTGCTTCTGATGAATTAAAAAAAGACCTGGCAGAACCTTTGGCTACTGCTGCTCAGATGCGCATTTATCAGAAACGGAATAAAGAAGCTATTTTATTTTTAGAGTCGGCCATTGCACTCCCAGCCGAAAAACAGCTTCGTATTCGCTGGCGCTTTATTTTGGCTCAATTACAGGAAAAAGAAAAGAATCTTCAGGATGCCTATGCTAACTTCACCAAGGTAGAAAAAAGCAATGCCCCTTTCGAAATGTATTTTCATGCCAATTTAAACCGTATTAAACTACGTGCACTTTTAAGCGGCGTAAAACTGAACAAGGAAGAACAGCTTCTGGCTTTATTAAAAGATGATAAAAATTTCGATTATACTGATCAGATCTATTATCAGGTTGGTGAGCTTTTCTCTGCGGAAGGAAATTTTGTAAAAGCCGAAGAAAACTACCATAAATCAGTTGCAAAGAGTACAAGAAACCAAACCCAGAAAGCATTGTCTTATTTAAAGATTGCAGACTTAAACTTTAAAGAGTTTAACAACTACATTAAGGCAAAACTGTACTATGATAGCACAGTAATGATTTTACCTAAAAATTTTCCTGATTACGATAACATTGTTAAAAAAGCCAACAATCTTCAATATTTAACCGATCGATATACTATTATCGCCAAAGAAGATACTGCGCAAGCCATAGCAAAACTTCCGACAGGTGAGCGTGAGGCTAAGGTTAAAGCTTACTTAACGCCAAAAGTTGAGGTTAGCAGTACCGGAGGAGTAATTAGCAACCAGTATTTAAACGACCCTGATTTCCCTAATCAATCGTTAAATGCTTCGAACAAAATTGCCGGAAATACCTTCTATTTTAACAATAACACAGCAATAAGTAACGGTTTTGGTGATTTTAAAAAGCGCTGGGGCAATAGGCAGCTGGAAGATAACTGGAGGCAAAGTACCCGATCTTCCGCTCAGGAAACCAATCAGATTTTGGCAGGAGGAAATGTAGCTACTGAAATAAAACCTGCAAATGGAGCACCCAATCAAGCGGCTACTGACCAGACATCATTAGAAAAACAGTTTTTAGATGCCTTGCCTACCACACCAGCACTATTGGCTATATCTGATCAAAAGATTATTGACGCTTATTTCGAGATCGCAAGCTTTTATCAACAGGAGCTGAACGATAAATCAGAAGCAAACAAGATATATCTCGAACTGATTAAAAGATATCCTGAAAATAATCACCTGGTCGCCATTTATTACAGTTTATATCTCAATTATAAAGGTATTGATGAAGCAAAATCAGATCAGTACAAACAGTTGGTACTAACAAAATTCCCTGAATCTAATTTTGCAAAGAATATTTTAGATCCGTCCTACTCTGCCAAACAGACCCAGATGGAGAACATTGCTATTAACAATTACAATGTGGCCTTTGATGCCTATGCTAAAAAAGATTATGCTAATGTGATAAAACAAGCAGATGATAACATTGCTGCTTTTCCTAATAATGATCTGGCACCGCAATACGCCTATTTAAAGGCAATTGCTATTGGCCGCACAGCAAAGGTTGATCCCCTGCTTAACGAATTTAACCAGATTACCACACTTTATCCAAATGATAAAATTATTACCCCATTGGTACGCGATCATTTAAAATATATAGAAGCAAACCTTGAGGAATTTAAAAAAAGACCGCTTGCCCTTATCGATTTCGATGCCAACGCACCACGTTTTGTAGGTCAGGCCACACCGATTACCGTTACAACAAAACCTTTAGTAACAGATAATGCCGCTAAAAAAACTGTTGAATCTGCCCCTGTTGCGAAACCCGTTGAAGTTAAGCCAGTTGATCCGACAAAGCCTGTCAGCATTTTTAGTGCAGCAAAATCGGAAGAATATTATTACGTAATCGACGTGGCCGATGCCACTTTAACCCTGAGTTCATCACGTTTCGGTATAGGCCAATTTAACCGCGGAAATTATCCTGACAATGATTTGGTACATAAATTGGTAGAACTGGATAATGATCAACTGATTTACATCACAAGTTTTGTCGATCTTGAAGATGCAAAAATTTACGAAGCAAGTATTATCGGTCAATTAAAGAACATTATGAAAGTTCCGGCCAGCTTATATAAAGGTTTTATCATCAGCAAAGAAAACTTCGAAAAGCTAACAGACCGTTCGCGTATTAACGAATATCTGGAGTTTTTAAAAGACAATTACAAATAA